The window caatcccaattttcgttggtaaaagagtagcccaagagttggcggtgggtggtgatgactagctgccttccctctagtcttacactggtaaattagggacagctagcacagatagccctcgagtagctttgtgcgaaattccaaaaacaaacaaacaaactgttcaaaatatacgcggactgacgtcataaaacaaaatgtgctttatttagaagttacaggtctgggaccccttcaaagtactctcctccccaacgcgcacacttatcccaacggtgtttctacttgttgaaacagttctggtacgtttcttttgtaatgtcttccagctccttcgtcgcatttgccttaatctcgggaatcgtctcaaatcttcttcctttcaagggtcttttgagtttggggaacaataaaaaatcgcaaggagcaaggtcaggtgagtagggggggtggggaagaacagtgatcgagtgtttggccaaaaactcaggagttctgaggcacaaatttcgcagcaacgcggtgcattttcaatttttcggtcaaaatctcgtaacaagatccaactgatatcccacactcttcagcaagctccctgacagtcagacgtcgatttgcccgcaccagggtgttggttttgtcgacgtgtgggtcgtcagttgacgtggaaggacgtccaggacgctcatcatcttcagtggactgtcgaccatccttaaaacgttcatgccacttgaaacatgccgtacgcttcatagcaacatcactgtaagtcgtgttaagcatagcaaaagtttcagtcgcagattttccaagtttaacacaaaatttcacagcaagtcgttgctccttcaggtcattcattctgaaatccgccaaacgaaaaaatcgcacttcacttaaaaccgcgtagctaatacacaaatgaagatatctgcaattgggaaatggcgtcgtaatcagctgatctgtgcgaacctagcgacagcaagcggattcccctggaaccaactaaagccgcgcaattcaaacagtccgcgtattttttgaacaaccctCGTATGCTTACTAAGTCCCTTGAGGGcctagtatggccaggtggttaaggcactcgagtcgtaatcttagggtcataggtttaaatccccgtcacactaaacatgctcgccgtcgGGGCTAtatattatgtgacggtcaaccccactatttgttggtaaaagatatGGCTGTGGGTagtgtgataactagctgccttccctcttgtcttacacttctaaatcagggacgggtagcgcagaaagccctcgtgtagctttgcgcgaaattcaaaacaaagcaaaccaagtCCCTTGATCGATAATCATTTCAGGATTTACAACAGAAGAAAGGTGCTTTAGTTCAGTGGAGAAATCATGAACAAGCAAGAGGAGTGAGAGCAACAGGTAATCGAACCCTTTCGCTTAACTCTCCACATCCTGAAAGGATTTCAAATTTTGAAAGTTGTTCCTACTGTTTTATACCATTCCGCACCTTTTGCACACTTTCCCCGTTtacttttatacttatttttaatgtgCACGGTAGCCCCCAGGGGTGGGTTTCTCGCTGACCGGAATCGTAATAAACTTAGATAATTTGCACCAAGACAGTTTTACACAGAGAAGCAACAGATTtgtgaaacataaaattatttctgaaaataaagcTATTACTTTTacaagtaatttatataaactagaATTGGAAAGAGATAATAACAATTATGAgataattatgtaattaattacaTAATGAAACATAAACTTAAAAAGCAATCAGGTGTGAAATAACATGTGTATTTAGTCAAGGTTTTACCACAATATtgcataaataaagaaaatgccAAACGCGTGTAGAGGCATTTAGTAAATGCCTgggtaaattattttttgttttgtttatttttgtatttcgcgcaaagctacacaagggctatctgcgctcgccgtccctaattaagcagtgtaagactggagggaaggcagctaatcattaccaccaatcgccaactcttgggctattcttttaccaaggaatagtgggactgaccatcacattataacaccccatggctgaaagcgtgatcatgttcggtgtgacagggattcgaactcgctaccctcatattacgaaACGAGCATCCTAACCGCCTGTCCATGTTGGGTACACCCAAGTAAGAATGGTTTGGATTGCTCATCacaatggtattttaaatatattctcagtAGGTTATCAGAATTTTACAATGCTATAAagattaaaatgcattgtttcgTCAATTAGTTGCCCTCGCTGTTAACGATATTACGTTCATAAAATAACGATTGGcttaattttaattaagataCGATATCGAATAAAATAAGGAGATATGGACTAATCCCCTAAAGCGCTGGTGTGGTCATTATAATATAGTACAACTTATCAGAAGGAGGGTTAATAATTAGTATCACGTGCCACCTGTACAGGTGCTTTTAACCAAATAGCGACATTTAACTATCAcacttataacgctctcacagctgaaagcgTGGTCAGGAGTATATCGTGGTTCGAACATTGTAATTTGCACCCAGGCATGCTAACCATTGGGTCACATCTAGCCTAACAGCTGGATAAAGACtgtttaaaatagataacatTTACTTCAAGTATCTCAAATGTGTTAAACCGAAATACTCCGTCAATGACTACGTCTCGCTATTAAATACACACTCATGTATTTCGATGTATGAACCATCAAACATTGTATCAGACATCTAATTGCCTCTGAGTTTGAAGTTGTCAGATATTAAATAAGTGcgtgattttaatttttaaacaggCGAAGCTGCTTTAGTAGTTTTTCAGCGAAAACTTGCTTACgataaaaacaattattcagtGCACAATAAAAATCGAAAGCTCAGTTATTGAATACTCTGTAGATAGAGCACAAGTTGAAGTCAATACGTAACTAATTTATAgaagttatttttgtgtttgctGTCTGTTACTTTTGAGTCGTCCATAAAAACTAATTACAACTAATTTAAAATGCAATAAGAATAACTTTTATGCTAGGCAAGTTCTTCTTtcttaataattacaacattttgACTCATAATATCGAGTCATCGTCATGTAAGAGTTATATGATGATAACTCAATACTTTGAACGTAACCATTAATCAGAACTTGCATAATGTAAACGTTGTTGTTATcgtattttgaattaattactCAGTTCAGTAAGttcatcattaaatattaattatatatgtgtggtctaaataactacttttattttgttattttcagaagTTAATATGGCGCGAAATATCGTCGTGATTTCTTTGGCTAACATAATTATGTATTCCAAAACACGTTTCTGAGTTATAACTGAGGATCtgatttttctcttgaaaaactgcttaatatataatttatagttgTCGCCTTGATGATAAAATGAATCATTATTGGAAAGAACACTTGGTTGAGTTGCATTAAACCAGgataaagtgaaataattttggTTATATTCCATTGCATAGATTATTATGAAGCCCCGCGtagccaggttgttaaggcgttcgactcgtaatccgagagtcgcggatttgaatccccgtcgcaccaaacatgctcgcccttttaatcataggggcgttataatgtgacggtcaatcccactattcgttggtaaaagagtatcccaagagttagtggtgggtagggatcactagctgccctctctatagtcttacactgctaaattagggacggctaatgcagatagctttcgtgtagcattgcgcgaaattcataaacatacaaacaaacagattactATGGCATACAACCTTAATCTGAAAATAAAGTATGCCTTACCTCTCAGAATTCTGAAGTATGATGGAATAGATGGATTGCTTTCTTCAGGAATATTCTCTTCTTTCACCTGGCCCAAAGTACTTTCAAGGTGATTTAAGGCACGTCCTATTTCATCCAGGTCTTTAGCAGCTCTGATTCTATAAATGGCCTTCATTAGATCAGACCTACTTCCTTCAGCAGTATTCCTCTGTATCATGTCTATGGCTTCGTTCAACATACTTTCCTCAATGTCTTTGATTTTATTCTCAGCGAGAGAAAATTGAAATGTCGATTTTGGGTTGTCGATTTTGTTCATTTCCTCTATTTGACCGTTACCTTCATCTTCTCTGATTTCTTCCACATCCTTACTTACCCGCTTCTGATCACTCTGTTTATATTCTTCGAAGCTTTTAGGAGTCtgtgtgtttttactgttttgtacATTGTAAGTCTCTTCGTTAATACTCTTACGAAAATTGTCTTTCAAATCATGAGAAACTATGGGGACCAACTCTTTACTACGTTTTCTCTTCATCGTATTGAGTGCCTGTGCCATCGTTTTTATGTACTCCTTTCTGAGCCATTTTTCAAAATCCATCCCCTTATTGGAGTCTGGTAGGTCTTCGCCAGGTTTGTCCTGAGAATTATTCTGTTCATCTGAAAAGTTTTGTGTTTCTATATCATCATTATTACTTGATTTATCTAAAACTTCTTCTTCACCTCCTTCTTGTCTCTTTTGAACACGATTTCTTTCTTCTCCATCCTTGAATATGTTTTTGAGCTCTCCTAACATTTTTTCTCCTTTATTATCGTTGTTACCATGAAAATGCtcctttctttttttcaaaaccaaaCGTTGTTCCTCAGAGAGAATTGGCAGTTTGTTTTCATTGCCTAAGAAATCTCCTTCTTCGTAATTTCCCTCAAATGAATATAAACCAGGAACTTGAAGCATTCTGCGTTGATCATGGAAGATATTTTTCAATGTTCTTCGCGTCTTTAGTTCTTGAAGATTTGGTAAAGAATCATCCGTAAATTTATTTGTGCTTTCAGGAATCTCCacagttttccttttattttggGTCATCATTCCAAGTCGGTAAATATCGCTGATATTCATGACTGGCTttaaaaagttacttttctctaaGACACTTGGACTACTTTCATATAACATAATATCCTTTTCGGGCATATCTCGGAATTGATGATACTCTTGGGGTTTACTTGTCTTGGTGTCTAAGAAAAGGTCTTTATACTTCCTTAACTCGGGAAAATCAACGTTTCCTGCGCTTTTCAATTGAGGCAAAACCATGCTTCTGTAGTCACCCTGAAGACCATCTTGGAGATCAGATGAAATATTTTCCTCACCCAAAAGATCTAGCGAGTCAGCAATgttagttttcttctttcttgaCATAGCCATGAGTCTATGCTGTTCTTGGAGGTCAGCTAATTCAAAATCTGATGGAACtcgttgtttgttgtttaaattcGGCACGTCTTCAATTTCCTTATTTTTCTTCCTTAGCATAGCCATATCTCTATAGTAATTTTGAAAATCGTATGAGGGTACTCGGTTTTTATTAGATTTAGACGATTCTTCTGACCTCATTTTATTTTTTCGTGGCATGGGTTTATTCATAACTCTATAGTTGTCTATTGAAACGCTACTTTGAAACCTTGGAATCAAATCTTGTTGTATCTGGAAAGCAGGATAATATCTGTCTTCGTCATTCTTCGTGTTTCTCTCTTCATCTGGAATCTTTAAGCCATCTAGAGGGAAGCGATGTTTAAAATGAGGTAATTCTTCAATATCGTTCAAAGCATTTGATTCGCCTGAAGTGGCgtgaagttaaagaaaaaaattatgttctATAGTAAGTCTAACTTTATCAGATCTAACGATTTTACTTTTTTGAATATTCGCAATTGAAAATAACGAAAACGAAAATAGAAACTTGTGGTTATTCACTGTTATTATCTTAAACGAACCTCTAAATACATGATAAAATAAGCGTGCCAAGTTGCATTAGAGATATAGCTAAgagttatgttaaaaatataacttaccatTGTCTACGTTGATATCGAGAAACTTGGACTCATCATCTCTGGATGACGGAAACGTGTCCAATTTGAATACATCTGTGGACTTACGTAAGTTCTCCCCAGGATAGTATTCGGAATAAGGGGGAAAATATCTCTCATATTCCAAGTTTCGTTTTTTAAATTCGTTTAAACGTGGGTCTAGTCGTTTCCATTTTCTGTCGTAAACAGAACCAATATGATTATTTAAATCTGGAAACTCCATTCCCATGTCAAAAGAATTGTAGTTGTCTTGTCTCTCATTAGCATCGTTGATTCTGAAAGGCGTGTTGTAATAATCGATAGACTTTTCATTTTGATCTGCTCTCTCTAGATATTTCTCAATTTCCTTCGCGACCCACATAATTTTGTTATCCATCACGGATGAATCGAACGAAACATCTTCCGGTTCGTTAATTTCTCCACTTTTCTGGATTTGAGAATAGGGCAGTTCTTTTCCTCTAGTTATTTCCGATAGCTCTTTGTTAGGAATGTCAAAATAATACGGAGGAACGGGTCCATCTTCAAATTGTCGTCGGCGTCTCTTTGCAGTCTCTAGATCAGTTCGAAAAGTACCCTGATCATGAGAAGGATTTAACAAGCGGAAATCATCTAAAGATAATCCCGCGACGAAATGAGCGAATCCTTGGAGAACGAATAGGATGATGAGCTGTCTCATTTCGAAAAGAACATTAGTTAATTGCGTGTGATCTGTAAcaaatacagtattaaaaatatattgtggaTCGAATTGGTAGGTAgcttatttgataaaaaaatgaataaaaatagaaGAAACGTTTGTCAACACCATTTGTGATGTTACCAAATGATTTGTCGTGTTCTAGTACTTAGATATAATTGGAAAGgggaaagtaacataaaaaagGTTTGAAAGGGGACGTAAGAGATTcgactttcaaaatattttcgtttTGCTGGTACGCCATTAGAATAGTTACAAAAGATCCAATAGGTTGGAAATGCAAGAAACACTGACTTTTTCTGAAGAGCCATCAAAAAGAAATCGTTTACTATAAATACGTAGTGGCAAACGATGGTTTCAAGGACAAAAGAAAGGTAAacgtagttgttgtttttcatctgAAAGCAACTTGGTCATTATCAgaacaaaccaggaaaatattttattatcgaaAAAATCAATGGAACAAGGTtgtagttataaatacaaaaaaaaaaatcaaaataaatcacattttcttttatgttttgtgCTTCGAGATCCACTAACAATCTTGGAAATATAAAGACTTATTAATAcgctataaatatatttcaaatgagatttaaagaaaaaaaattgtttattttatataactaaaacataataatattgttttgcacgtacattttaattgtaaattttaatgGATACAATAAACTTTATCACCCAGAGGAAAGTTATGTTCATTGATGATCTTAACAACGGATAACAGGAGAACATTAAGTTCCTCACCACAAAAGATGGAGGGATatatcttgtttcttttttattcattttaggcccgtattccgagggtcgcgggttcaaatccccgtcacaccaaacatgttcgccgttggagcgttataatgttacggtcaatcccactattcattagtgaaagagtaacccaagaattggcggtgggtggtgatgactagctgtcttcccttttgtcttacactgctaaattagggacggttagcgcatatagccctcgagtagctttgtgcgaaatttaaaacaaaccaattattcaTATTCTTGAACTTCACGAGTTTGGGTTTCTTTTagataaaagtttaatatattttgaatactCATATGCAAGTTGGCGTTTATAATCGGAATAATTTACGGAAATACGTAAAGAATCCAAGAGGCTCATTCATCTAGTTTATGAAGTCGAGACTAGAGGCGCTACTGTAACATTAATTTAATGTTTCCAATATCATTCACAATTATTACCTTCACCCTGATAATAGTATTCGATGTCACTTTCTCAACGACTTCCTTCACTTCACGAAATGTTTTTGTATTACGTAGATGGACccgtatttaaataataatgaaaacaaaaaaacatggtAAGATGTAAAGAGAGCGTGCCCAGCGTTAAAATGAACACCAAGGCACGTGCACGATTGgtacatatatttaaatgaaattagttTAAGAGCACCAAAGAAAGGCGTGATAATTATTACTAGTATCTCGTCTCGTTAAAATAAACCATTCAGGGCTATAATTATCTCAGATTATTCTGCTCATCAGGCTGGATGTCAGGAAACCGCTCTCATACTTAACTAGGACTAAATCAGTGTAGCATTTACTTGATTCTGTCTTGAGTTCCACAAGAGCCTCAGCGAAACTGTTTACGTCTCTTAACATATTTAGTCcagtatgtatataaatattatagatgTTACTGGACCCCTCCAATTTTCGGAAGGGGTTCATAATCCCTCTCAAACCTACGCAAAGACTATCTGTGCATAGCCCTCTCATATTTTGAGCTGATAGAATCGGGGGAAGACATTAAGCCCACATCATTCATTGAAAATAGCTGGACTACTTTTGTGTGTTTAAAAAGTGTGTACTTTAACTATCACTTTATAGTATAGTATACCCACGCCTCCAAAGTGTGCAGCGAAGTTTTGACACCACATTATTCAGATATATTTTCTAATCCTATAAACTTGCTATTCTATTGTGTTTATAGGTACAATCTCTCTTTAATAAACACTGCTCTTGGAAACTTGTTTTTCTTCCAACCAAACTAAACCTAACTTGTATTCATAATAGTGTATAGATTAAAAGCCCTGTGTTGCAGTATAGAGTTAAGAACGTTGGCGTTTAAAAGCGTACCTTAAGTTTCTGATATTATATAGACTACAAATCCTGTGACACAGTATAGAGCTGAAAACTTTTTTTTGGCGGTTTACTGCTTAAAGTATGCATGTATAAGCAGACACTTGTCCTCTTAATCTTATGTAAAATTGCTTGGCCATCTTCAACGTAAAAAGATCTAATTCTGCTTCCAGACTAGAACTATTAAACGCCACATACACGTTTCTGCTTAAAATGAATGCTAAATACGTTCTGTGGCTCATCAGTGTCTTAAGACCAAGTACCGAGCGCATCAGCGACTGTCAGAAAATAATGGCACAAGCCATTAATCAACGGAGTTCTGCCATAAGTCACGTTTTTGTCGTCCACCACGTGCCTTCGTTAAAATCCTGTATTCTGCTCTGTTCAGCTCCTTTTGTGTTGCTCTTATCGCATGCTATTAATTCCAAGGGCTATTGTGGTAAATTTAATAAATGCGCATGTGGTTTATACAGTCTCTACTTTTATCGTTATTTTGACGTCATAAAAGAAGGATGTCACAGGGAAATATATCTTCTTTCAACGCTCGCATCTCAAGTTAACCATTGTAATCAGTAAGTTATGGAAGTAGACGTGAATTAAAACAACTAACAAAAATGATGGTATTAACACGCATTCATTTCACAACCTTTCCGACTCGCATATAAAAGTAAACGTGCAATATTTAAAGTAGTATAGAGTCACTAAAATCTTACTACAACTTTCAGGTCCGTTTCTTCAGTAAACAAATTTGCGTCgaacagtgatttttttttttttttacagttattatgACCATTCTCGTAAACTAACATTTTCtgagaaattttgaaatattaaagagTTGGTCCCCAAGAAAATACTAACTCAATCTGCTGTCTATAACAAGatccatttttgtttgtttacaggatcGTTGGCTGACTTTCAGTTTTCGTAGTTATACAAAATTCCTATATCTTAGATACGTATGTTATGCAAACACTAAGACAATATGCACCACGTGACTCAACCAATAGCTGTAGAGCACTGAAGATATTTTAACAACTAAGACAATATACAAACGCTATAATTGGTATATGTCAAAATACGTTAAAGGTATTTAGTATAATATCCGATATTCTCTATAGCTTGAAGTTGAATAGAGAAATTATAACCTCTTAAACACACCATGTTATTCGGTCAACAACCAATAGCAGCAGAGCATCGACGAAATTTGTTATCGTTTACCTGCAGAATACAATAACTACTTGTTGGATCTTTCAGATCCTTATATAAGAATGAAATTCAATATAATCAGTCTGATAGCTCGTTCACGATGTAAGTGATTTTAGTAATATGAAGCTTACATTTCAAGAactatgaaattattataaaaataactatataaaataactataaataagtattatttaacTGCTAGCTTAAAAAGTCGCATCAGATTTATAATCTGGGGTTCAGTGAGATATAATCACACAAAAAATTACTTAACCTGAATTTCCTTGAAACTAC of the Tachypleus tridentatus isolate NWPU-2018 chromosome 13, ASM421037v1, whole genome shotgun sequence genome contains:
- the LOC143237490 gene encoding uncharacterized protein LOC143237490 isoform X2 produces the protein MRQLIILFVLQGFAHFVAGLSLDDFRLLNPSHDQGTFRTDLETAKRRRRQFEDGPVPPYYFDIPNKELSEITRGKELPYSQIQKSGEINEPEDVSFDSSVMDNKIMWVAKEIEKYLERADQNEKSIDYYNTPFRINDANERQDNYNSFDMGMEFPDLNNHIGSVYDRKWKRLDPRLNEFKKRNLEYERYFPPYSEYYPGENLRKSTDVFKLDTFPSSRDDESKFLDINVDNDGLKIPDEERNTKNDEDRYYPAFQIQQDLIPRFQSSVSIDNYRVMNKPMPRKNKMRSEESSKSNKNRVPSYDFQNYYRDMAMLRKKNKEIEDVPNLNNKQRVPSDFELADLQEQHRLMAMSRKKKTNIADSLDLLGEENISSDLQDGLQGDYRSMVLPQLKSAGNVDFPELRKYKDLFLDTKTSKPQEYHQFRDMPEKDIMLYESSPSVLEKSNFLKPVMNISDIYRLGMMTQNKRKTVEIPESTNKFTDDSLPNLQELKTRRTLKNIFHDQRRMLQVPGLYSFEGNYEEGDFLGNENKLPILSEEQRLVLKKRKEHFHGNNDNKGEKMLGELKNIFKDGEERNRVQKRQEGGEEEVLDKSSNNDDIETQNFSDEQNNSQDKPGEDLPDSNKGMDFEKWLRKEYIKTMAQALNTMKRKRSKELVPIVSHDLKDNFRKSINEETYNVQNSKNTQTPKSFEEYKQSDQKRVSKDVEEIREDEGNGQIEEMNKIDNPKSTFQFSLAENKIKDIEESMLNEAIDMIQRNTAEGSRSDLMKAIYRIRAAKDLDEIGRALNHLESTLGQVKEENIPEESNPSIPSYFRILRDKSDNGEIQNPEEEEDIESAEKRNEEDVDLHPDSNKSFFQSLADSETTSSDEHNKGSSLRSQFRLL
- the LOC143237490 gene encoding uncharacterized protein LOC143237490 isoform X1 codes for the protein MRQLIILFVLQGFAHFVAGLSLDDFRLLNPSHDQGTFRTDLETAKRRRRQFEDGPVPPYYFDIPNKELSEITRGKELPYSQIQKSGEINEPEDVSFDSSVMDNKIMWVAKEIEKYLERADQNEKSIDYYNTPFRINDANERQDNYNSFDMGMEFPDLNNHIGSVYDRKWKRLDPRLNEFKKRNLEYERYFPPYSEYYPGENLRKSTDVFKLDTFPSSRDDESKFLDINVDNDGLKIPDEERNTKNDEDRYYPAFQIQQDLIPRFQSSVSIDNYRVMNKPMPRKNKMRSEESSKSNKNRVPSYDFQNYYRDMAMLRKKNKEIEDVPNLNNKQRVPSDFELADLQEQHRLMAMSRKKKTNIADSLDLLGEENISSDLQDGLQGDYRSMVLPQLKSAGNVDFPELRKYKDLFLDTKTSKPQEYHQFRDMPEKDIMLYESSPSVLEKSNFLKPVMNISDIYRLGMMTQNKRKTVEIPESTNKFTDDSLPNLQELKTRRTLKNIFHDQRRMLQVPGLYSFEGNYEEGDFLGNENKLPILSEEQRLVLKKRKEHFHGNNDNKGEKMLGELKNIFKDGEERNRVQKRQEGGEEEVLDKSSNNDDIETQNFSDEQNNSQDKPGEDLPDSNKGMDFEKWLRKEYIKTMAQALNTMKRKRSKELVPIVSHDLKDNFRKSINEETYNVQNSKNTQTPKSFEEYKQSDQKRVSKDVEEIREDEGNGQIEEMNKIDNPKSTFQFSLAENKIKDIEESMLNEAIDMIQRNTAEGSRSDLMKAIYRIRAAKDLDEIGRALNHLESTLGQVKEENIPEESNPSIPSYFRILRDKSDNGEIQNPEEEEDIESAEKRNEEDVDLHPDSNKSFFQSLADSETTSSDEHNKDDQCPPLNLLTSGCSFFEDVLPIIPIGRSLEHACSWHEICYKCGAAFGLSSDYCNAGFLKESATLCQDDVPCNTLARIMLVSLGQQRVFFKRIVPAICHKESCIEDFLLTT